Proteins from one Rosa chinensis cultivar Old Blush chromosome 7, RchiOBHm-V2, whole genome shotgun sequence genomic window:
- the LOC112177752 gene encoding UDP-glucuronic acid decarboxylase 1-like yields the protein MNHRRDEEIPSSLASSYSTKAFKQPKSLPRSINYIFKEQHLLFILVGSTFFILQPTLSCLSLPSPNPASLDLSPPFTTESTPPPSPSTSPTTPVRSPPASANAGSGSSSSVAPASLGFTSSISYSLENDVIVIDNLFTKRKENVVHH from the coding sequence ATGAATCACAGGAGGGACGAAGAGATCCCATCCTCCCTAGCCTCCTCCTACTCCACCAAAGCCTTTAagcaacccaaatctctccccAGATCCATCAACTACATCTTCAAAGAGCAACACCTCCTCTTCATCCTCGTTGGCTCCACCTTCTTCATCCTCCAGCCCACTCTCTCCTGCCTCTCCCTTCCAAGCCCAAACCCTGCATCCCTAGATCTTTCTCCTCCGTTCACAACCGAATCAACACCGCCTCCTTCTCCATCGACCTCCCCCACAACGCCGGTAAGGTCCCCGCCAGCCTCAGCAAACGCAGGCTCAGGATCGTCATCATCGGTGGCGCCAGCTTCATTGGGTTTCACCTCGTCGATAAGTTACTCTCTAGAGAACGATGTGATTGTCATCGACAATTTGTTCACCAAGAGGAAGGAGAATGTGGTGCACCATTGA
- the LOC112177753 gene encoding agamous-like MADS-box protein AGL62: protein MGRRKIEIKKINNKAYLKATFSKRRKGLFRKAAELCHMCGAEIAILTVSPGGKFYNFGHPYVDSIIARYCGDETSCTLHENHECVSHEDDDEDLEGGQEKEEGSTDDVDEDEPIHEKSHKFWWDEEEPIDPEQREMFSHSLQELRNNAVWVLNDRNRRESYVKDYMGGI from the coding sequence ATGGGACGAAGAAAGATTGAAATCAAGAAAATCAACAACAAAGCCTACCTAAAGGCCACCTTTTCGAAGCGACGAAAGGGTTTGTTCCGAAAAGCTGCCGAGCTTTGTCATATGTGCGGTGCTGAGATCGCCATTCTTACCGTTTCACCGGGTGGCAAGTTCTACAACTTTGGTCACCCTTATGTTGATTCCATCATAGCTCGGTATTGTGGTGATGAGACTTCATGTacacttcatgaaaatcatgAGTGTGTGAgtcatgaagatgatgatgaagatttaGAAGGCGGGCAAGAGAAGGAAGAGGGTAGTACCGATGATGTTGATGAGGATGAGCCTATCCATGAGAAGAGCCACAAGTTTTGGTGGGATGAGGAGGAGCCTATTGATCCAGAACAACGTGAGATGTTCAGTCATAGCCTACAGGAATTGAGAAACAATGCGGTTTGGGTGTTGAATGATAGGAACAGGAGAGAATCATACGTTAAGGACTATATGGGTGGGATATAA